A genomic segment from uncultured Alistipes sp. encodes:
- the thiL gene encoding thiamine-phosphate kinase produces MTEFGFIDQIRRLFAALPDNGFEGIGDDCAVLPLTDGEVLVFTSDLLTEGVHFLRSATTARELGSKSLAVNLSDVAAMGVRPVATLLSIALPRDAAGSWALEFMEGYRALSARYGTPLVGGDTTRSESGITINVTAIGRGAATRLKRRRDALAGDTVFVAGELGASGTGLQDILAGRPDTPLAAVHRNPQPQVDEGIWLGGRAEVHAMMDLSDGLASDLGHILELSHTGAEIDLERIPVAAGSDLRTAACGGEDYKLLFTAAPEGAERLAAEFQAQFGTPLHPIGRITPDGGLTWLRNGRPEALDWHGFAHY; encoded by the coding sequence ATGACGGAATTCGGATTCATCGACCAAATACGGAGGCTTTTCGCCGCACTTCCCGACAACGGATTCGAGGGGATCGGCGACGATTGTGCCGTACTGCCGCTCACGGACGGCGAAGTGCTGGTCTTCACGTCAGACCTGCTTACCGAAGGGGTTCACTTCCTGCGTTCGGCGACCACGGCCCGGGAATTGGGCAGCAAATCCCTCGCCGTAAACCTGAGCGACGTAGCGGCGATGGGCGTGCGTCCGGTTGCGACACTGCTGTCGATCGCCCTGCCGCGGGATGCCGCGGGGAGTTGGGCGCTGGAGTTCATGGAGGGTTACCGGGCGCTCTCGGCACGCTACGGCACGCCGCTCGTCGGCGGGGACACGACGCGCTCCGAATCGGGCATCACGATCAACGTCACGGCGATCGGCCGGGGCGCGGCGACCCGTCTCAAACGTCGCCGGGACGCCCTTGCGGGGGATACGGTCTTCGTGGCCGGGGAGCTGGGGGCTTCGGGAACGGGCCTGCAGGATATTCTGGCGGGGCGCCCCGACACGCCGCTGGCGGCCGTGCACCGCAATCCGCAGCCGCAGGTCGACGAGGGGATCTGGCTCGGCGGGCGGGCGGAGGTCCATGCGATGATGGACCTTTCGGACGGCCTGGCCTCGGACCTGGGGCACATTCTCGAACTTTCGCACACGGGAGCGGAGATCGACCTGGAACGCATTCCGGTCGCCGCGGGTTCGGACCTGCGGACGGCGGCCTGCGGCGGCGAGGATTACAAACTGCTCTTCACGGCGGCCCCGGAGGGTGCCGAACGGCTTGCCGCGGAATTCCAGGCACAATTCGGCACCCCGCTCCACCCCATCGGGCGCATCACCCCGGACGGGGGTCTGACGTGGCTGCGCAACGGACGCCCCGAAGCACTCGACTGGCACGGTTTTGCCCATTATTAG
- a CDS encoding septum formation initiator, translating to MNIQLGRRFWIVLTSVIVVFSLFVIGRNAIHAVKIKRQINALEHERSFYVEKIALDSALLEQLRFDDYLEAYAREHYHMQRRDEHVYILEE from the coding sequence ATGAATATTCAGCTCGGCCGCAGATTCTGGATCGTCCTCACGTCGGTGATCGTCGTCTTTTCGCTCTTCGTGATCGGGCGAAATGCCATACATGCCGTGAAGATCAAACGGCAGATCAATGCCCTGGAGCACGAGCGGAGTTTCTATGTGGAGAAAATCGCGCTCGACAGCGCCCTGCTGGAACAGTTGCGGTTCGACGATTATCTCGAAGCCTATGCCCGCGAGCATTACCACATGCAGCGGCGCGACGAGCATGTCTATATCCTCGAAGAGTAG
- a CDS encoding 7-carboxy-7-deazaguanine synthase QueE, with protein MALTIDPALFGGGRRLPLVEDFYTIQGEGFHAGKPAYFIRLGGCDVGCRWCDAKYTWNPTLYPPTDVQTVIDRATACPAQAIVITGGEPLLYPLGVLTEELRARGLEIFLETSGSHPFSGVFDWVCLSPKRQQPPLEEAFARADELKVIVESEADLEWAERNAARVRKRCLLYLQPEWSVAGQVMPLLVEYAKAHPRWNISIQTHKYMHIP; from the coding sequence ATGGCTCTCACGATCGATCCCGCACTCTTCGGCGGCGGGCGCAGACTGCCCCTTGTCGAGGATTTCTATACCATTCAGGGCGAGGGATTCCATGCCGGAAAACCCGCCTATTTTATCCGTTTGGGCGGCTGTGATGTCGGGTGCCGCTGGTGCGATGCCAAGTACACGTGGAATCCGACGCTCTATCCCCCGACCGACGTGCAGACCGTGATCGACCGCGCCACGGCCTGTCCCGCTCAGGCCATCGTCATTACGGGGGGCGAGCCGCTGCTTTATCCGCTGGGCGTTCTGACCGAGGAGCTCCGCGCCCGGGGGCTCGAAATCTTCCTCGAAACTTCGGGCTCACATCCCTTCAGCGGCGTCTTCGACTGGGTGTGCCTCTCGCCCAAACGCCAGCAGCCTCCTCTGGAGGAGGCGTTCGCAAGGGCCGACGAACTGAAGGTCATCGTCGAGTCGGAAGCCGATCTGGAGTGGGCCGAACGGAATGCCGCCCGGGTCCGGAAACGCTGCCTGCTCTACCTCCAGCCCGAATGGAGCGTCGCCGGGCAGGTCATGCCCCTGCTGGTCGAGTATGCCAAGGCGCATCCCCGCTGGAATATCTCCATCCAGACCCACAAGTACATGCATATCCCATAG
- the hpt gene encoding hypoxanthine phosphoribosyltransferase has product MEDVIKLHDKKFRIMIPAAEIDRAVEAVARRINQDYAGKETPIFLGILNGSFMFMSDLIKKIQFQNELSFVKLASYEGTESSGQVRSLIGLNNSIEGRHVIIVEDIVDTGESIDHMIRDLETRKPASIEVCTLFFKPGSYRKERPIKYKAMEIGNEFIVGYGLDYDQLGRSLKDIYVVTE; this is encoded by the coding sequence ATGGAGGATGTCATAAAACTTCACGACAAAAAGTTCAGAATCATGATCCCGGCCGCTGAAATCGACCGAGCCGTCGAAGCCGTCGCCCGGCGGATCAATCAGGATTACGCCGGAAAGGAGACCCCGATTTTCCTCGGCATTCTGAACGGTTCGTTCATGTTCATGAGCGACCTGATCAAGAAAATCCAGTTCCAGAACGAACTCTCGTTCGTGAAACTCGCCTCCTACGAGGGTACCGAATCCTCCGGGCAGGTCCGAAGCCTCATCGGGTTGAACAACTCTATCGAGGGCCGACACGTGATCATCGTCGAGGACATCGTCGATACCGGGGAGTCGATCGACCACATGATTCGTGACCTCGAAACCCGAAAACCCGCCTCCATCGAGGTCTGCACGCTCTTCTTCAAACCCGGGTCCTACCGCAAGGAGCGCCCCATCAAGTACAAAGCCATGGAGATCGGCAACGAATTTATCGTCGGATACGGCCTCGACTACGACCAGCTGGGCCGCAGCCTGAAGGATATTTACGTCGTTACGGAATAA
- the rsxA gene encoding electron transport complex subunit RsxA, with translation MEISYFAIIIGAIFVNNVVLAQFLGICPFLGVSSKVETSMGMGAAVTFVMALTALVAWPIQTYILVPLHIEYMQTIVFILVIAALVQMVEIILKKLSPSLYQALGIFLPLITTNCAVLGVAILMIQKEFNLLQSVTYSVATALGFALALVLFAGIRERLDFEDVPKAFKGIPIALITAGILAMAFMGFSGLV, from the coding sequence TTATCGGCGCCATCTTCGTCAACAACGTCGTCCTGGCCCAGTTCCTCGGCATCTGCCCCTTCCTCGGCGTTTCGTCCAAAGTCGAAACTTCGATGGGTATGGGCGCCGCCGTTACGTTCGTCATGGCGCTCACGGCTCTCGTCGCATGGCCCATTCAGACCTATATCCTCGTCCCGCTCCACATCGAGTACATGCAGACCATCGTCTTCATCCTCGTGATCGCGGCGCTCGTCCAGATGGTCGAAATCATCCTTAAGAAACTTTCCCCGTCGCTCTATCAGGCCCTCGGAATCTTCCTCCCCCTGATCACGACCAACTGCGCCGTGCTCGGCGTGGCCATCCTCATGATCCAGAAGGAGTTCAACCTCCTGCAGAGCGTGACCTACTCGGTCGCTACGGCCTTGGGATTCGCCCTTGCGCTGGTGCTCTTCGCCGGAATCCGCGAACGCCTCGATTTCGAGGATGTCCCCAAGGCTTTCAAGGGAATCCCCATCGCCCTGATCACCGCCGGTATTCTGGCCATGGCCTTCATGGGATTCTCCGGCCTCGTATAG